ATCTCCTTCAGCGGCTTGAACGACGCCATCCTCGACGTTATGAAGCGCACTCATCTGTTCGAAAAAATCGGCGAGGATCATTTGTTCCGCAATGTTCAGGCTGCTCTCCAATCCATTCACGCCAAAGCGCATGTGGATTCGCAGGAAAAAGTATGTCCCCTGCTGGAAGTATGCTTGCAGGAAGAAAAATGAATGATAAGCGCGATTCAAAGACGCAACTATAAAGGAGACGTCTCTTTAACTCATGATGGAAAGGGACATTATACGCAGTTAACTTGATTGGTTGTGGTTTTGCTTTTAGCCAATCATGAATAATCTTGTCCATTTTTATAGGTTTTTTTGTTATTTGGTTTGGGTTTGAGGTAAAATAAAAGAGTATGGCTTATTCTTCTTCAAAAGGGGATCGCGATGGACGTAAAAGAACAGATACTCATGGAAGCGGGTACGAACGAACTGGAGATTCTTGTTTTTAATGTTGGGGAGGAGAAATTCGGCATTAATGTGGCTAAAATCCGAGAAGTCATCCGCCTGCCCAAAATCACCTATCCTCCAAATACGCATCCCCTGATCGAAGGCGTAATGAATCTGCGCAACTTCATCATCCCTGTTATCAATTTGCGCCGCGCATTGGGTTATCCTTCGCGAAAGACGCAAGAGAGCGATCGGGTTATCGTTTCCGAATTTCACAAGCAATGGTTCGGCTTTATCGTCGATTCCGTGCAAACCATCTGCCGCATATCCTGGAAAGACATTGATCCGCCTCCCGTGGCGCATCAACACGCCAATAACCTAACCGGAATCGCCCACGTAGAAGAAGAGTTAGTGCTTATGCTAGATGTGGAAACGATTACGCAAGTTCTCATTCCCATGAAAAGCCAGGCCGAAGAGACTCATTCCTCCGGCGATTTGATAAAAAAGCGCGGAATGAAGCGCATTCTCACGGCGGACGATTCCGGCATGATCCGTACGGTGGTCAATGAAAAATTGCAAGAGGCGGGTTATACGAATGTGACGATTACGATCAACGGCGAGGAAGCGTGGGATGCGCTTCAACGCGATCGGGGATTCGACGTGGTCATCACCGATATCGAGATGCCCCGCATCGACGGCTTGCATCTCACCAAATTGATTAAAGCGGAAGCGGATTTCAAGAAAATCCCCGTCATCATTTTCTCTTCCATCATCAGCGAAGATAACCGCAATAAGGGAGAAGCTGTCGGCGCCGATTGCCAGATTACCAAACCCGACTTGCCCCTATTGGTGGGAACCGTAGATCGATTGCTCGGTCTCGCTTCCGCATAAAGGATTGTTCTATGGCCAACCAGGGCGTTGGAGTTGCCGCCATTCAGCCCTGGTTGGCGAAAATTCCCGCTGCCCTGCTCACCAATTTTCCGCCAGCAGTTCGAAATGGGCTTGCGGATGGGCGCAGGCGGGGCAGGCTTTTGGGGCTTCTTCTCCTTCATGAAGATAACCGCAGTTGCGGCAGCGCCAAACCGCTTTCTTTTCCTTCTTGAATACTGTCCCCGTTTCTACGTTAGCCAGCAGTCCGTTATATCGTTTTTCATGCTGCTTTTCCGCAATGGAAACGGCGTCGAAGACGTTGGCAATGGCGTCGAATCCTTCTTCCCGCGCGATTTGGGCAAAGCCGGGATACATCTCCGTCCATTCGTGATGTTCTCCCGCCGCCGCCGCTTTCAGGTTTTCCGCCGTAGAGCCGATGACGCCGGCTGGAAAGGCCGCTTGAATCTCCACTTCTCCGCCTTTCAGGAATTTAAAGAAGCGCTTCGCGTGTTCGCTCTCCTGTTTCGCCGTTTCTTCGAAAATATCGGCGATTTGTATTAAGCCTTCCTTGCGGGCGGCGCTGGCGGCGTAATCGTAGCGATTGCGCGCCTGCGATTCTCCGGCAAACGCCGTAAGTAAATTCTTCTCGGTCCGGCTTCCTTTCAGTTCCATGTCCCTTCTCCTTTTTATAGGTTAATAACGCATGTTACGCGCAATAAATTAGGATGGAGTTATTTTACTTATCGTATTGAATCGCGAAACCACATAAAGATGAAAAATTCCAAAAATTTTTCAAATCACGGATTTCGCGGATTCATTTGGATTCCACGAAAAAAAAACTCATTTCAAGGCGCGATTCGTATTTGAAAGATTCAACTAATATCGCTGTCTATACTTGAATCTAGCCTTGTTTTACAATCGTTCCATCCGGCAATCCATTCCATGACAGTGAGAGGTGAATTATGCAGAAGAATAATCCTATTACCCGGCGCCGTTTTTCCAAGCAAGCGGCGGGATGGACGGCGGCCTTCGCGGCGGCGGGTCCGGCGATCAACGTGTTGGGCGCGAACGAAAAAATCCAACTGGGCTGCATCGGACTTGGCGGCCGCGGCAGTTTTCATCTTGGCCAATTCAACGGCTTCGACGATGTCGAGATCGTCGCTCTTAGCGACGCTTATCAACTTCATATCGATAAAAACGCGGAAAAAATCGGACATCCAGTTCAGAAAACGCAGGATTTCCGCAAGGTTTTGGAAAACAAGGATGTGGACGCTGTCGTTGTCGCTTCTCCCGACCATTGGCACGCGCTGCAAGCCATTCTCGCTTGCCAGGCGAGTAAAGACGTTTACGTGGAAAAGCCCATGAGCCGCACCGTTGTGGAAGGGCGGCGCTTGATCCAAGCGGCGGATTATTATAAGCGCGTCGTCCAGGTAGGACAGCAGCAGCGCAGCATAGCCAATTTTCAGAAAGCCGTGGAGATGGTCAAATCCGGCGAGATCGGCAAGGTTACCTCGGCTCGCTGCATCAATATATGGCCGATTTTCGGCTACCTTAGCGGCGGCCCCGAAGGCATCGGCCGCAAGCCCGACGGCGAACCTCCCGAAGGATTGGATTACGATATGTGGCTGGGACCGGCGCCCAAACGTCCTTTCAATCCCAACCGATTTCTCGTCAATTTTTATTTCTTCCTCGAATATTCCGGGGGCATGTTGACCGCCTGGGGCGTGCATCTTTTCGACATCGTCATGTGGGCGATGGGACCGGAAATCCGCAGCGTCGCTTCCATCGGCGGCCATTACGCCCATCAGGACGACCGCGACACGCCCGACACCGCCGATATTCTTTTCGACGCGCCGGGATATACCTTTACCTACTGCCTGCGCCACGGCAACGGCTTTCCCGACGTGCTTGAGGAAGACGGCATCGATCACGGCATTTACTTTTACGGCGACAAGGCCACGCTTCTCGTCAATCGCCGCCATACCGTGGTCTATCCCGAAAAAGACCGCAAAAATGCCAAAGTCATCCCCACCAGCGAGGGCGATAAAGCCCATAAGCGCAATTTTCTGGATTGCATCCGCAGCCGCCAGCAAACCGTCTGCCCGCCCATCGCTGGACACGAGGCCAACCTTCCCGGCCTGCTCGCTCTCATCTCTTGGCAGACGGGGCGGCAAATCAAGTGGGACGGCAAGAACGAAACCATCCCCGGCGACGAAGAGGCCTGCAAACTGTTGACGCGGGAATATCGCAAACCGTGGGAATTGCCCAAGATTTTGTGACGAATGGCGAAGAAATATAGTGAAGGAAAAAGCAGGATGGGCCGTGTTTTTCGTACCATAGGCGTATATGGACATAAAAAAAATTGTTCAAACGGCGCTGCCCATCCTGCGTTTCCAGTAAGAAGATCGATGGCGCAGGAAATTCATAAAAGGGGGAAATTCTCATGGCTGCTCCCAAGAAATTGCAGATCGTCGTAAAAGAAATTCGCGAGTTTTGTTTGGAGAACGCCGATGAAGCGGTGGTGAAAAAATATGCCCGTTTCTTCACGGAAGGATATGACGCCTATGGCTTATCCATGGATTCTTTTATGAAGAAAAAGGACGAGCTGATCGAAAAATACTGCCCCAAATTATCGCTCGAAGACGCGATGCAATTGGGGGAGATGCTGTTGGAAAGCGGAAAATATGAGGAAGCCTCCTTCGCTTTGTATTTTCTCGATCCTTATGCGGACCAATATACGGTGGAAGTATTTCAAAGATTGGGAAGATGGCTGGAATCCGGTTTCCGCAATTGGGGGCATACGGACGTGTTTTGCGGGAAAATCCTGGCGTTGTTTTTCGAGAAGGAGATCGCGCATTTGGAGGATATGGCGGAGTGGCGCGAATCGCTTTCGAAATGGAAGCGCCGCGCCGTCCCGGTAACGATGATCGATTTGTTGAAGGGATGCAAGAGCGTGAAGCCGTTGCTGGATTTCATCGATCCGATGATGATGGATGAAGACCGTTTTGTGCAGCAGGGGATTGGTTGGTTTTTACGGGAAGCCTGGAAAATGCAGCCAGAGCCGGTGGAAAAAATCCTGCTGAAATGGAAAAACGACGCTCCCCGTAAAATCTTTCAATACGCTACCGAAAAAATGAGCAAAGAGCAGAAGGAACGGTTCCGGCGGGAACGGAAAAAATAAAGGCGGCGCGGAATCCGCCGTCCTTTCAATGATGCAAAGATCGAAACTTGGTGGAACGTAATCGTTGAAATAGAGTTAATAAATCGTTCCGCCCGGTCCCAGCCACGCAAGGACTCCTTTGCTGTTGAGACCATTGGATGCGGCGTAATAATTGACGTAGGATGCGTGCGCTAAACTCCAATCCAAGGCCGGTCCGGGACTGCGGACAGTGTATTTGTACGATTGCCCGTACACCACCATCGTATTCCCGCTGCGGCTGACGTCGTCGTACACGTATCCTCCATCCCAGATCGTTCCCAAACTCGGAAGAATTTTTTGCGGATTGTTGGTTTGAAACGGATCGATGGGTACGGATGATAAATAGGCGATGGGCGTCGTCAAGACGTGATAGCGGTACGTATGTTTTTCCCACCATTTCGTCCCGCCCCAAAAACCTTGTCCTCCTGGATAGGAATTATTGTCGATCCCGTACATTTCAATGGCGGTTCCGAGCGCCCGTAAGTCGGAATAGGCGCGGCTGAGTTTCGCTTTCACTTGGGCGTTCAGGAAATTCGGCACGGCGATAGCCGCCAATATGCCGATAATCGCGACGACGATAAGCAGCTCGATCAAAGTAAATCCCATTTTTTTGAAAGACATACGAATCATCCTTCCCTTAATCCATACGTTCGCTTGAACCAGTCTTGCTCGATGCCTTGGCGAAAAAAACGGAACTCCATAGTTTTATTCGATATATCATCCCATAGTATATTGTATTCTCAATCCCGCTGCGTATTATTTTTTCGTTCATCCAAGATTTGAGTACTTTTTCTTTCTCGAGTTGGATTGGTTCAATGTCAGAATCAAGATGTCCAGGATGAATGGATGACCAGGATGGCGCGAGGGAGTTGGTTGGATTGAATCACGAAAGCGCGAAAGGGATGAAAGACGCAATAAAAACATATGGATAAAAAAAGGATAGCGCGAGGGAAAGCATCAAAGAAGATTATCCCCTCGGAATGGAAAATCGAATTTTTAAAAAAGGGCAATACCCTCACCCTAGTCCTCTCCCAAGTGGCGAGGGAATGTGAAAGGGAAATCGTTTATTTTAAAGTGGTAAACCGGGGCGGCAAGGTTGCGGCATTTTGTCTTTTTCTTTCCTCTTTCTTTTCCGAGATGCGATAGAAAAGTTCGAGCAAAGGAAAGATAAAATTTACTTGCCGCCCTGCGGTTCGATCCTGCTTATTTCTCAATGCTCCGATGTCGCCAGGGGGCTTCATGCCCTATAGGCAAGCCGGTTCCCAGGCAATCGCTTCACCATGCCAATCCCAGTCAGGCGAAACGACTGTGAGTTCCACCCCCGCTACTCATTCACCGACGCCCACCCGAAAGGTTGAGCGAGGTTATCGACGATGCCATCCTCTTCCAATTCGCTATTTAGCGGCGAGTACGGCGGGGACTGCTCGGCGCGCGCCGTGAGAAGGTCCCTCTGTTATTATGGAGCAGGGTGCAAATTGGGAACGATAATGGGACTTTGGGGACTTTGGGGAGTTGGGATTGTGGAGGAGAGGCAGGCTGCGCTTTGCTTTTAGCCCGCCACTATGCGACCTATAGTATATAAGAGGTTCATCCAGTATTTGAGCAACTCATATTACGCGCGACGAAAAACAAGATGGAGTTGTTTTTACATCGCATTGAATCACGAAAACGCGAAAGAAAAAAGAGAACCACGAAAAAAACAAATAGCGTAAGGGATTGCTCCATAAAGGGGAGCTTTCTGTGAAATCAACAAAAATTAGTGATATCCCTGATGCGAATATTTCGTGGATATCGAGTTTCTTCGTGTTTTTGTGATTCAAAAACGCAACAATAAATAACGCCTATTCGCCGCTTTGAATAGTTCCTCCTATCTGCGGGCGAGAAGCCCGCGCTCCCAGGCACTGTAACATGAGTTAATAATATCAAGTATGCAATTTCCGGATGAACCGTTTAAATCAAGGGTAAAAACAACTTTTGCCTTTGCCGCCCAACCTTATATTTCATCATTCATCATTAAACCAACTCCCATCCTTTGCGGTATTTTTTGGAAACGTATCGGTTGGCTTCTTTGCAGTTCGTGAAGCGCATATTGGGGCCGTCCCACTCCAATACCTGTTTGGGGAATTTCAACGAGATATTGCCCATGACCACCCATTCCGTCAGCGGGCCGGCGTGATCGAAATTCGTTCCGGAGACGGAGCCGGTTTTGCAGGAGAGAATCCAGTCCAGTTTGTGCATTCGATCCGAATCCTGTCTCTCGTCCCGGCTCTTACTGGAGATGTTGGGGAGGCGGGGGATAATCATGCGGGGTTTTTCGTAGTCGCTGACGATCTCGCCATTGGCCGCCAGGATATTTTTCCCCCTCTGTCCATTCATCACGATGACGCCGCCGTCTCCTACGAACAGGGTCCCCGTTTTTTCCTCGAACAGGTTCATCGCTTCCGTAGTTCCGGCGGGCAGAGGCGGCTTCAGGAGTCCGTCGTACCAAAAAAGATCGAGAGCGCAGAATCCCTTGCGTTCCGGGAAGCGGTAATGCAGGATCGATTCGTTTGGATACGTCTGTTCGTTTCCGTCCTTTCGATGAACGCATTCGACGCTGATAGGATATTCCAGCTGCAGCGCTTTCGCGACGGGGCTTAGGTTATGGCAGGCGATATCGCCCAAGGCACCGCAGCCGAAATCCCACCATCCCCGCCATTTGAAAGGGCAATAGCCGGAATTGTAGGGGCGAACCGGCGCCGGGCCGAGCCATAAATCCCATTGCAGATAATCGGGAATTGGTTCTTTCGCCAGCGGGCCGGGGATTCCCTGCGGCCACCATCCTTGGGGGCGATCCGTCCAGGAATGAACTTCTCGCACCGGGCCGATCAGTCCCGCCCAAACCATCTCGCAGACTTCCCGATGCAAATCGGTGGCCGCGCCTTGATTACCCATTTGAGTCGCCACGCCGTACTTGCGGGCGGTTTGCCGCAGGACGCGCGCTTCGAAGACGGTGTGCGTCAACGGTTTTTGCACGTAGACGTGCTTGCCCGCTTCCATGCAGCGCATGGCAGCGATGGCGTGCATGTGATCGGGCGTGGAGATGGTCACGGCGTCGATCTCTTTGCATTCGTCCAGCATACGCCGGAAATCTTTATATTGTTTGGCCTTGGGATAACTCTTGAAAGCATTGGCGGCGTTGCGCCAATCCACGTCGCAGAGGGCGACGATGTTTTCCGTATTGCAGGTTTCGACGTCGCTGCGTCCTTTTCCGCCGACGCCGATGGAGGCGATGTTCAATTTCTCGTTCGGCGATCGATATCCGCTTTTGGCCAGGGTAGTCTTACGGACTTTCGCCGTGGCGCAACCGGCGGCCGCCATCGATGCGGCGGAGCCGGTCAGAAAAAGACGGCGCGAGATTTTCGTCTTATTCATCGTCTTCTGTCCTTCCCCTTAAATTTGTCTTCCACGGATAGAAATATTTCAATGAATTTCCCAGCCGCTGGCTTTCAAGGTAACAGAATGATATGTTAAAAGCAAGCATATCCTCTTAGGGAAAGGATCGTGAATGATGAAGCCGTTGTTTTTATTCGTACTTTTTGGCGGCCTATTATTGGCTCTCGCCGAAAAATGCTGGAGCCAAAAAAATTCTCTGGGATTGTTCGAAGCCAGTAACGATATCGGCCAGGCAAGGCATCCCGGCGCCGCGCAATTCGATCCGGCGAAGGATGAATATACGATTGCGGGCGGCGGCGAGAATATGTGGTTCGATAAAGACGCTTTTCATTTTGCGTGGAAAAAAATATCAGGCGATTTTACGTTGAGTGCGGATATTCGCTTTCTTGGGCAAGGGGGAAACGCCCATCGCAAAGCCTGCCTGTTGATTCGCCAGACGCTCGATGCGGATTCCGCCTATGTCGACGCCGCCTTGCACGGCGACGGATTGACGTCGCTGCAATATCGCGAGGAATCGGGCGCGTTGACTCGCGAAATCCAATCCAACTGTACCGCTCCGCGAACGCTCGCCATTACGCGGAGAGGAGATGCCGTATTTATGTCCGTTGCTCGAGAAGGGGAAGAGACGGCGCCCGCCGGAGGTTCGTTCAAGATTCGCTTCGCCGATCCGGTTTATGTCGGTCTCGGCGTCTGCGCTCATGACGATAATCGCTTGGAAAGGGCGGTATTTTCAAACGTATCCCTCATTCAAAATAACCCTGGAACCGATCCACCGGTTTTGGAAAGTACGTTGGAAACCATTTCCATTGCGTCGAAAGACCGCCGCGTGGTCTATCGCTCATACGATTGGTTCGAAGCCCCCAATTGGACGCCGGACGGCCAATATTTGGTTTTCAATCGCCAGGGCAAAATTTTTAAAATTCCGGCCCAGGGGGGAGAACCGGCGGAAATCGATACCGGTTTTGCCAACCGCTGCAATAACGATCATGGCGTCTCGCCCGACGGGAAGCAACTGGTTATCAGCGATCAGTCCCAAGAGAAAAAATCGTTGATTTATATTCTTCCCTTTGAAGGCGGCGTTCCTCGAAGAATTACTTCTTTAGGGCCGTCCTATTGGCATGGCTGGTCGCCGGATGGCGAAACGTTGACTTATTGCGCCGAGCGTAACGGCGAATACGACATCTACTCCATTTCCGTCCAGGGCGGGGAAGAAAAGCGCCTGACCCATGCGCCGGGATTGGACGATGGCCCAGATTTTTCGCCGGACGGTCAATATATCTACTTCAACTCGGAGCGGTCGGGATGCATGCAAATCTGGCGCATGAAAAAAAACGGAAGCGATCCGGAGCCAATTACGTTCGACGAGAATAATAATTGGTTTCCCCATCCCTCTCCCGACGGCAAGTGGATTGTTTTTCTTACTTATAACAAAGAGGTCAAGGGGCATCCCGCCAACCAGGACGTCATGCTGCGGCTAATGCCCATCGGCGGAAAGGAAATCCAAGTTCTGGCGAAACTGTTCGGCGGCCAGGGAACGATTAACGTCC
The window above is part of the Candidatus Omnitrophota bacterium genome. Proteins encoded here:
- a CDS encoding chemotaxis protein — translated: MDVKEQILMEAGTNELEILVFNVGEEKFGINVAKIREVIRLPKITYPPNTHPLIEGVMNLRNFIIPVINLRRALGYPSRKTQESDRVIVSEFHKQWFGFIVDSVQTICRISWKDIDPPPVAHQHANNLTGIAHVEEELVLMLDVETITQVLIPMKSQAEETHSSGDLIKKRGMKRILTADDSGMIRTVVNEKLQEAGYTNVTITINGEEAWDALQRDRGFDVVITDIEMPRIDGLHLTKLIKAEADFKKIPVIIFSSIISEDNRNKGEAVGADCQITKPDLPLLVGTVDRLLGLASA
- a CDS encoding Gfo/Idh/MocA family oxidoreductase, with the translated sequence MNKTKISRRLFLTGSAASMAAAGCATAKVRKTTLAKSGYRSPNEKLNIASIGVGGKGRSDVETCNTENIVALCDVDWRNAANAFKSYPKAKQYKDFRRMLDECKEIDAVTISTPDHMHAIAAMRCMEAGKHVYVQKPLTHTVFEARVLRQTARKYGVATQMGNQGAATDLHREVCEMVWAGLIGPVREVHSWTDRPQGWWPQGIPGPLAKEPIPDYLQWDLWLGPAPVRPYNSGYCPFKWRGWWDFGCGALGDIACHNLSPVAKALQLEYPISVECVHRKDGNEQTYPNESILHYRFPERKGFCALDLFWYDGLLKPPLPAGTTEAMNLFEEKTGTLFVGDGGVIVMNGQRGKNILAANGEIVSDYEKPRMIIPRLPNISSKSRDERQDSDRMHKLDWILSCKTGSVSGTNFDHAGPLTEWVVMGNISLKFPKQVLEWDGPNMRFTNCKEANRYVSKKYRKGWELV
- a CDS encoding DNA alkylation repair protein, which gives rise to MAAPKKLQIVVKEIREFCLENADEAVVKKYARFFTEGYDAYGLSMDSFMKKKDELIEKYCPKLSLEDAMQLGEMLLESGKYEEASFALYFLDPYADQYTVEVFQRLGRWLESGFRNWGHTDVFCGKILALFFEKEIAHLEDMAEWRESLSKWKRRAVPVTMIDLLKGCKSVKPLLDFIDPMMMDEDRFVQQGIGWFLREAWKMQPEPVEKILLKWKNDAPRKIFQYATEKMSKEQKERFRRERKK
- a CDS encoding Gfo/Idh/MocA family oxidoreductase, whose amino-acid sequence is MQKNNPITRRRFSKQAAGWTAAFAAAGPAINVLGANEKIQLGCIGLGGRGSFHLGQFNGFDDVEIVALSDAYQLHIDKNAEKIGHPVQKTQDFRKVLENKDVDAVVVASPDHWHALQAILACQASKDVYVEKPMSRTVVEGRRLIQAADYYKRVVQVGQQQRSIANFQKAVEMVKSGEIGKVTSARCINIWPIFGYLSGGPEGIGRKPDGEPPEGLDYDMWLGPAPKRPFNPNRFLVNFYFFLEYSGGMLTAWGVHLFDIVMWAMGPEIRSVASIGGHYAHQDDRDTPDTADILFDAPGYTFTYCLRHGNGFPDVLEEDGIDHGIYFYGDKATLLVNRRHTVVYPEKDRKNAKVIPTSEGDKAHKRNFLDCIRSRQQTVCPPIAGHEANLPGLLALISWQTGRQIKWDGKNETIPGDEEACKLLTREYRKPWELPKIL
- the rbr gene encoding rubrerythrin, whose amino-acid sequence is MELKGSRTEKNLLTAFAGESQARNRYDYAASAARKEGLIQIADIFEETAKQESEHAKRFFKFLKGGEVEIQAAFPAGVIGSTAENLKAAAAGEHHEWTEMYPGFAQIAREEGFDAIANVFDAVSIAEKQHEKRYNGLLANVETGTVFKKEKKAVWRCRNCGYLHEGEEAPKACPACAHPQAHFELLAENW
- a CDS encoding prepilin-type N-terminal cleavage/methylation domain-containing protein; its protein translation is MSFKKMGFTLIELLIVVAIIGILAAIAVPNFLNAQVKAKLSRAYSDLRALGTAIEMYGIDNNSYPGGQGFWGGTKWWEKHTYRYHVLTTPIAYLSSVPIDPFQTNNPQKILPSLGTIWDGGYVYDDVSRSGNTMVVYGQSYKYTVRSPGPALDWSLAHASYVNYYAASNGLNSKGVLAWLGPGGTIY